A stretch of the Ischnura elegans chromosome 5, ioIscEleg1.1, whole genome shotgun sequence genome encodes the following:
- the LOC124159194 gene encoding T-cell immunomodulatory protein isoform X2 produces MDVEEVQSLPLSVPLYSSFAVTWSEDDCVSVLTPKGTYVLGGPCSRRKSGAKRNSSMERLAYVKMSGVTRNVKRHQLFLSALVIICLNIVCCDANDITNLVFGRIVDRMPAAFGDFNSDKLTDMFVIQKDSKAVEVFLGSSQEPLLRPSNISCEFKSLHLTSVVPGDFDGDGNMDVLITSLNPSSPEFTLVHILWGGMNHINCTKEKEPIMKMKGQPLVLDFNQDMIADLFGMDVNGNRSFWIFNTNRTMPKAIKMENGREQLSSLRFPHSHAFLDLNGDFSSDLFVTTVDNFEIWLGNEDGKLEFNTTITFPRGVTGKQVGQSLFLDVELKGKMDHVLPVCIGSYCKNSSILVYSGNQWHKLPVDFQDKDKNVWGFVVQQGQKYIDTITIRGGDFNLDGYPDLLATLISEDMNPKMPKTFLLENVPCDGCPFSRTFSVRWNAFPPYNHSVLGTFFDFYQNGVLDVIIVHQPSDRGNKDHLEMAAFKNDLDYDANFVKVTVLAGECLAGNKEFSCVERGGSWGEHGPKSRYGANLPGPSVSYHTTTQEGEVQESTAAQLSQSAHFALQLPYCIFGLGRTPNFVDALTVGVSWPQVEGRKRTWTQIIPNSQVVVVPWPRGQPSKWRARLFVTPSRLVLLTAAALVGTCALIAALIAALHWKERREDRKEKLQEAHRFHFDAM; encoded by the exons ATGGACGTTGAAGAAGTACAGTCTTTGCCTTTATCTGTGCCACTGTATTCATCATTTGCTGTAACGTGGTCGGAAGATGATTGTGTGTCTGTGTTGACACCGAAAGGAACCTACGTTTTG GGTGGACCCTGTAGTCGGAGAAAATCTGGAGCTAAGAGAAACTCTTCGATGGAGAGATTAGCTTATGTTAAAATGTCCGGGGTCACAAGAAATGTTAAGCGACATCAACTTTTCCTTTCCGCACTGGTCATAATTTGTCTCAACATTGTGTGTTGTGATGCAAATGATATCACTAATTTGGTTTTTGGACGTATTGTCGATAGAATGCCTGCGGCATTTGGCGACTTTAATTCTGATAAGTTGACGGACATGTTCGTTATTCAGAAAGATTCTAAGGCAGTTGAAGTGTTCTTAGGTAGTAGTCAAGAGCCACTATTAAGGCCTTCAAATATTAGTTGTGAATTCAAGTCTTTACATTTAACGAGCGTTGTACCTGGTGATTTCGATGGTGATGGAAACATGGATGTGTTAATAACAAGTTTAAACCCTTCATCTCCTGAATTCACCCTCGTCCATATTTTGTGGGGAGGAATGAACCATATCAATTGCACCAAAGAAAAAGAGcccataatgaaaatgaaaggaCAACCCTTGGTGCTAGATTTTAACCAAGATATGATTGCTGACTTATTTGGTATGGATGTCAATGGGAATAGaagcttttggatttttaatacGAACAGAACTATGCCTAAAGCAATCAAAATGGAAAATGGAAGGGAGCAATTATCCAGCCTGCGATTTCCTCATTCCCATGCCTTCTTGGATTTAAATGGAGATTTCTCTTCAGATTTATTTGTCACCACTgtggataattttgaaatatggcTTGGTAATGAGGATGGTAAACTTGAATTTAACACTACCATTACTTTTCCTCGAGGTGTTACTGGAAAACAAGTTGGGCAGTCACTATTTCTGGATGTTGAACTCAAAGGAAAAATGGACCATGTCTTGCCTGTATGTATCGGCTCTTATTGCAAGAATAGTTCAATCTTAGTTTATTCTGGAAACCAGTGGCATAAATTACCTGTTGACTTCCAAGACAAAGACAAGAATGTGTGGGGCTTCGTTGTTCAACAAGGGCAAAAGTATATTGACACTATAACTATACGAGGTGGAGATTTCAACTTAGATGGTTATCCTGATTTACTTGCAACCTTAATATCTGAAGATATGAATCCAAAAATGCCAAAAACTTTCCTTCTTGAAAATGTCCCATGTGATGGTTGTCCCTTTAGCCGTACCTTTTCAGTGAGGTGGAATGCTTTCCCCCCTTATAATCATAGTGTTTTGGGAACCTTCTTTGATTTTTATCAGAATGGAGTCCTTGATGTGATTATTGTACATCAGCCGTCAGACAGGGGAAATAAAGATCATTTAGAAATGGCTGCCTTTAAAAATGACCTTGATTATGATGCAAACTTTGTGAAGGTTACAGTTTTAGCGGGGGAGTGCCTAGCTGGTAACAAAGAATTCAGTTGTGTGGAAAGAGGTGGTAGTTGGGGTGAACATGGTCCCAAGTCCCGATACGGAGCAAATCTTCCTGGTCCCAGTGTGTCTTATCATACCACCACGCAGGAAGGAGAAGTTCAGGAATCAACTGCAGCACAACTTTCTCAGAGTGCTCACTTTGCTCTTCAACTTCCATACTGCATCTTTGGCCTGGGAAGGACTCCAAACTTTGTTGATGCCCTCACGGTCGGTGTATCCTGGCCACAGGTAGAAGGACGCAAGCGTACTTGGACACAAATAATTCCAAATTCACAAGTGGTGGTTGTTCCCTGGCCAAGAGGCCAACCATCAAAATGGAGAGCGCGCCTGTTTGTTACTCCATCACGCCTAGTACTTCTTACAGCTGCAGCATTGGTGGGAACATGTGCATTAATAGCGGCCCTTATTGCTGCTCTACATTGGAAGGAAAGGAGGGAAGATCGCAAAGAAAAATTACAAGAAGCTCACAGATTTCACTTTGATGCTATGTAG